The DNA segment CCAAGAACTTGCTGAGCAGTCAAACGCTTAGTTGGGTCAGGGTTCAGCATCTGCTTCACAAGGCTCTTTGCGCTCTCAGATATCTGCGACCAAGGATCTCTCTTAAAATCAAGAACTCCCCTCAAGATTGCAAGAGCCACACCTTGTTCAGTCTCTGCATTCAAAACCTTGAATCACTAAGTTACCCTTCATCAGTACAGATCTACATATTCAGGGTCGGATCTAAGTTTTTAGCggttataaacattttttaaaaaactttggtaagatgtttttttttcataatttagaGGCTTATATCTAtgtaaaattctttttttaaaactaaaaccaaTATTTCATTCGGCTGTGCCCAAATACGGATCGTAGAGTAAGCATAACAGCTATTACCAGCCCAAAAAGGAGGAACACCACATAGCAAGATGTAGAGGATAACTCCAGCACTCCACACATCAACCTCTGGTCCATAATCTCTCTTCAACACTTCTGGTGCCATGTAATATGGACTCCCCACAATCTCTGTAAACCTCtctcctgcaaaaaaaaaaaacaatcaaacttTCATTACCTAGATTCAACCCTTTCTAGAACAATGTGATCTGAATCTCAAAAGTTTCTATTTTGGGAAAGTTACCAGGCTTGAAGAGCACGGATAAGCCAAAGTCAATAGCCTTAAGCGCAGAGTTCTCCTTCTTATTAGCAAACAAGAAGTTCTCAGGCTTCAAGTCCCGATGCATCACACCATTCATATGACACATCTTCACGACCTCCGCGATGGTCCTAGCCACGGTGGCCGCCGCGCGCTCCGTGTAATGCCCTCTAGCCACGATCCGGTCAAAAAGCTCGCCTCCTTCGCAGAGCTCCATCACAAGATGCACGTTCTCGTTGTCCTCGTAGGTCGCCTTGAGTTTGACCACGTTGGGGTGATCTGGTATGGTGGACATGATCGTGACCTCGCGGCGGACGTCCTCCACGTCAACGGCGGTCCGGAGCTTCCTCTTGGAGATTGACTTGCAAGCCAGCGCTTCGCGTGTCTCGCGGTCCGTGCAGAGGTAGGTGATGCCGAACTCTCCGCGGCCGAGCTCTCGTCCTAAGATGTACTTGTCGCTGATCTGAGTCCGGTGGCTCATGGGGACGTCGGGGAGGACGCGTATGGGACCGTGGGATCTCAGACCGTCGGGATCGTGGTAGGCGTTTGGTTTGCGGACATGTCGTTTCTTGGTTTGGTTCTTGGTTTGTTTTGAGTCTGCTTCAGGGTCAAAGTTGACGCAGGCGATGCAGTTACCCATGTCTGAGTTTCGAACTCAGTAAACCGAAGTTGGTTAGTTTCTGGAGATTTGACGGCAACGGCTGTGTTTTCCGGCGAACGGTGAGTTTGTAGTCTCTggagagaagatgaagaaaggtTCGTCGACCTTTTGTGTAAATTTCAGTTTGGTGATgatatttgatatttaaaaagtatttatatagtttaaataATTAAGGAAAAAAAGCAACTTGATTTGTATctgcaaatacaaaaaaaatgcaaagaaactgtatttaaaatagattttttctatatgaattataaaatattttttcagtgattcctttttttttttgtcaaccatttTTTAGTGATTCAAAAGGTTAGTTATACTTACAACAGCTTTTATTACTCTTTCGTGTATTTAAAAGATGAGTAGGAAAAATACTAGCCGTCGATTTGTTGAGGTGGAGAGATGAGATGAAGTCAGGTGGAGTTGTTGACCATGGAAGTGGATATGGTGACATTGTCAAAAAAGTGTGACGTTGGTTTCATTTGAGTTGTTGGTATTAACCAAAATCATTGTCTGTTTGAAATCAGTAGAATTGATTAATGTAATTAAACTTGTGAGAATTGTTTTGTCGTCTTGTCCCTCTAATTACTTTACCTAAGTTACTAGCTTTGGATTTTACAGAAACATTATAGTTTTTTTGGGtaccatatatattttatacacttTCCGTATGAAAACAATCTCAGTTGTCAGAacattgaaattttaatttttttttgaaataggTATATACTTTTGTGAATGGTTGATTTGAAGGTTTCTGCAAAAAGATACGGTGGTGAAGATAATTTCAAAACCTATCAGATATGTAATCAGGATAGGAGAGATTAGGTGTAGACTTTGTCAATATAAGGATCAATCAATCGTACTTTAATTGtgacataagaaaaataaaatgaagagTAAATATGAAGATTCCacttaggggtgggcactttacccgaaatccgaagtggcacccgaacccgatccgaaaaatccgaaccgaaatccaaaccgaagtagcaaaatatccgaacgggtattgaattaggagagattggatatccgaacccgaacgggtaatatccgaacccgaatggatatccgaaaataaccgaacatatatataattaaccttatatttctagtttacatccttcattttatataaaatatttatattgatactacacatactttaaattcatatgatatacatacaattacgtagAAGGTGATTTGCtattcacttaaaatgcatgtcaaactttttatttcaacaattaacaaaaagtaacatccaaaatttaaaaacaataaccaaattaatgtctttttagattgaaaatgttatgtccaaatctattaatcattcaatctattaaaaataaaaaaaatagttaagtggaaaattatatatttaaatacaagaaatttgagaaatgaaaatttttatttttttcttcaaaatctaaatatccgaacccgatccaaaataaccgaaaccgaactaaaaatacccgaacccgacccgaagtacagaaatacccgaacgggttctacacctctataccgaaatacccgaaaatccgaaatacccgatccgaacccgaacggatacccgaacgcccacccatAATTCCACTGATCAAAGTcaacaaaaatgtaaacaaATGGTAACGTCTTTTTTTTCCTCTACTCGTAAATAATTCAATTCACATATCAAACAAATGTGTCGCCATGTCGTCTCCTTATtcgtttgcttacaacaatttAGGTTTACAttccaaaaataaatacaacCTAACATATGCTATTTTGCGCAAACAACATTATCATCTATGATAATTATGTGCAATAcatatttatcaaatttataCTTTAATAGGTGAAAAAGAAGATTACtttcgttgacaaaaaaaaaataggtgaAAAAGAAGGTCTTAAATTTATTTCCCGGTTGTAATTCCAACCGACAGTTATTGCAATTGGCAAAAAGAGTGAAAAAGTAGAAAGTCACGCAACGGGTCTCCTTTGTAAGGTTTAGGAAAATAAGATGTAGAAGCCCCAACACATTATGTTCTCATACTCCAACTTTAGTATCTAATTTACACTCATTagctttcataatatatatatatatacacatatatagaCTAATATTGTggtattaatttagttatacaaATCCATGAAAATGAATAAATTATGAGTGGGGTGATGCCAATGAATTTgattgttagattttttttaaaaggaaatgaTGGACCATGTTTTATCTTGTGCAACTTTTAAGCTggcaaattattaaaaatatttgaaaaaggGACTTTGGTTTGATGAGAGGAAAAACATGAGATTGTGTATGAAATGATGGGCTCAACTCAAATGCTTGAGATTGCATGTGTATGTGGCGTTGTCATGCCAACTATTCAATTTATTGTAGCCCCATCACTTTTTTGCATAGCACTCCCTTATCTATAACCTTAAACCatatatttagaatatgaaTGAATTGAATCCCAAGTGACTGTGTCTCAACCTGAGAAGGCTGTAATTATTTATTGTCTGCGTTCGGTGTGGTTGTTTACCATCCGTAGAATTTGATCgatgatttttttgattttagtccttttttttctttttaccatTTTAAACGCTTTAAACTTCTacgtaataaaataattaaagtttttaatgaTCAAAAGTATGTAAACCAAAACCTAGTTAATCCACATTAGGATAGTACTAACAATTAAGTTTTACCCCCTAATTTTTGATGACACTTAAAACAATATCGTATCTTTGTTTAGCCAAGCAACATTAACTTAGTCTTGTCATAAACGAGTTTGCACTCAAGTCTAAGCTTACATTTATTAGTCTGGCTTGGTTGGAAAGAACAACTAAAGTTTGTCTAAGTTTATCGAGTAGTCTAGTTCTGATATAGTATTTTGTTTCTCTAAAGCACAAGAAGACAGCAAAATAAATGTGAGTATACACGGATCAAgtgatatgttttcttttgaacCGCAATGAGTCAATGACTAACTTTTGCACTGCCTTATGTTACAGAATTTCAAACTATCGCAACTATTCTTGATAGTATAAATCATTATATCTTAGTATATAATCTCgatcattttgaaagaaaaaatgtaGTTTTACGTTGAAGATGTTCTAAAATCATATAAAGCAATTCGAtcattttgaaggaaaaaaataaaattttacattaaagATGCTCTAAAATCGTATAAACCAGCAAGAAAATAATACTCTTCGCTGGGTtcacaaaaagataaaaagggcTAGAAGGCAACTATTACAAAAGGCCCATTAGCATATACAGAGACATCTGAAGAGGGCAAAACCCAAACGTTGCGCAAAGGGGAACCAAAGCAAAGACGAAGAAGTTATTAAACCCTGCCGTTTTATAGTTTTCTAATTATTACAAATCAACcactaactttaaaaaataacaaattccCACTACATGCACACTACTCCAAAGTTGACAACGAAAATCGATTTATATTACAAAGATGCCATTTTTAATAATGACTGCTAGTTGAACATGGATTAACATAAATTACAACACTTAAAAAATTGTTATGGAATAGTTCAGATAAGATCTTGAATGGCCTAGCTAGCCTATCCTAGGAAAGCATGGATCTTGATGTCACATatactaaataataaatatacagaGGTGTATGCTTAGGTAGGTTAAACGAAAACtgaataaaaatcaataaaaatataaagaaaaagagacaATAAAAGCAAGAAGTCGTAAGCTTTGCAAAGTTGTAAGCTTCTGACCAAATTTGCTTGGAGAGCAAAACAAGCTCGAAGAAGGAAGTCAAGCTACACGCCATTTTCGAAGGTGActtggttgttgttgttctttcCGGTTTATGAGAGTCAGTTCTAGCTACTTGTTTGATTACTGTAGTTGATCAATTTGTTAAGGTTTGAATGTGTTGGAAACTCTTAACAATGCACAATGGTTTTGAGAAGCTGATACTTTCTGGGTGGTTTCTGGAGAAAAGctgaaattaaaaatgaaaggctcaattttgtttctttgaaattattatacaaGACAAAAGGGTGACTTCGAATAAGAGTAATGTACATTACATAGTTTCATGTAACTGTTAAGGGACATAGATGCATACATGTAACTTATGGCATGGTTACACGACCAAGCGTTGAACCTAGTTACTGTATTGGGAGAGAACTCAAGTAGTGTATTAGGTTGCCAATATAGTCTAATGGAACACACTCTCTTTTGttcttaattgtttttttttaatgtttgaaTCTTATGAGACATTTCTGAGCCTGTggttcattttgttttctttgacaGACAATGATTCGTGCAAAGCAGATCAGTAATCTTTCAAGTTCAGCAAGATCCTTCTTTCTTGGTGGAACAAGATCTAGTGCAGCTGATGGAAACTCTTGCACATCATCCGCAGAGGATGAAAGCTCCGTCTTGAGACGCCACCGAACTAGGCCTGAAGCTGTACACACTGGGAACAGAGTTTTCACCCGACCATCTCCTCTTCATCTCCATGTTTCTCCTCCTGTTTTGCCTGTGAAACCGGATCCTGCTAATCGTAAGATCCCACTACCCGATGGAACTGAAGTCTCTATGGTCGATCATACTCTTCCTATTACTAGTGTCAAAGCCAGTGGAAGAGAGCATCTCGGTGAAGTCTACACTACCTCTGCTTCCAAAGATTCATCAGAGAGAGCTCCAGTAAACGCCTCTCCAGGGACTAAGCAAGCTTCAAATGATGTGTCTCATGATTTAACCAAAACTACCGCCTCTGGAAAGAGGAAGTGTGGCTATGACCCCTCAGGGGAAATGATGAGAGTGACACCAGCACCTAGACACGTCATAGAAAACGTTTCTAGCATATTGCGGAGATTCAAATGGGGCCCAGCTGCTGAAGAGGCTCTTCACAACTCCGGTTTCAAGATGGACGCATACCAAGCTAACCAAGTCCTTAAGCAGATAGATAACTACGCAAACGCTCTTGGCTTCTTCTACTGGCTGAAAACACAACCTGGTTTTAAACATGATGAACACACTTACACCACTATGGTTGGTAACCTCGGCCGTGCAAAACAGTTCGGCGAGATAAACAACCTTCTCAACGAGATGGTTAGAGACGGTTGTCAGCCAAACACCGTCACATACAACCGACTTATCCACAGCTACGGCCGTGCAAATTACCTCAAAGAAGCCGTGAATGTTTTCACTCAAATGCAAGAGGCTGGATGCGAGCCTGACCGTGTGACGTACTGCACACTCATAGACATCCACGCTAAAGCTGGCTTTCTTGACATCGCCATGGAGATGTATCATAGAATGCAAGCGGCCGGGCTGTCTCCTGATACTTTCACATACAGTGTTATAATAAACTGTCTTGGCAAAGCTGGTCATTTACCTTCTGCTCATAGGCTCTTCTGTGAGATGGTTGGTCAGGGTTGTACGCCTAGTTTGGTGACGTTCAACATCATGATAGCTTTGCACGCCAAGGCGAGGAACTACCGGAGCGCGTTGAAGCTTTACCGAGACATGAAAGGTGCAGGGTTTCGACCTGATAAAGTGACTTACAGTATAGTCATGGAGGTGCTTGGACACTGTGGGTTTCTTGAGGAGGCAGAGGGTGTATTCACTGAGATGGAACGTGAGAGCTGGGTTCCTGATGAACATGTTTACGGTCTTCTTGTGGACTTGTGGGGAAAAGCTGGTGACGTGGAGAAAGCTTGGCGGTGGTATCAAGCAATGCTTCACGCTGGTGTGAGACCTAATGTACCTACATGCAATTCTCTTCTCAGTACTTTGCTTAGAGGTCATAGGCTCactgaagcttataatctaTTACAAAGCATGGTGGCGTTTGGTTTGCAGTCTTCTCTGCAGACATACACATTGCTGTTGAGTTGCTGCACAGAAGCTCGTTCAAACTTTGACTTGGGCTTCTGTGGGCAGCTAATGGCGGTCTCAGGCCATCCTGCACACACCTTTCTCCTCAAAATGCCGCCTGCAGGTTCAGATAATGGCCAAAAGGTGCGTGACCATGTCAGCAGCTTTCTTGATTACATGCACAGCGAGGACAGAGAGAGCAAGAGGGGGCTCATTGACGCAGTAGTGGAATTTCTCCACAAGTCAGGACTTAAAGAAGAGGCTGGCTCGGTCTGGGAAGTGGCTGCAGTCAAGAATGTGTATCCAGATGCATTGAGGGAGAAAAGCTGCAGCTACTGGCTTATAAATCTCCATGTGATGTCGGAAGGAACTGCAGTGACCGCGCTGTCTAGGACGCTTGCGTGGTTTCGTAAGCAGATGTTGGTTTCAGGAGAGTGTCCTTCACGGATTGATATAGTAACTGGTTGGGGAAGACGGAGTAGAGTCACAGGCAGTTCAATGGTGAGACAAGCAGTTGAGGAGCTGCTCAACGTCTTCAACTTCCCGTTTTTCACTGAGAATGGTAACTCAGGATGTTTTGTTGGATGTGGAGAGCCTCTCAAGAATTGGTTAAGTGAATCATATGTTGAGAGGATGCATCTgctttagtttttagattagtAGTTTTGTTATTATTCTTTGGCTGAATCTCAGTCACTTGGTTTTGTATGACATAATAAGTTTTAAGGTTTAAGCCTTAAAGGTTAGTGATGATGACTGGAGTTTTATCTCCAGCTCAAGATTTTTGTTGTCAAACATTATCTCCTCTTGCGATGGGGAGTATATAAATCAATCTTTCAGGGTTATAACCACCCAAATTTTATTgacatttgttttatttttgtacaaCATCAAATGTTACAAAACTGTTTCCTTACCACAGCCATGTGAATTGGAGGAAGGTCTAAAGAAGCCTTGAATTGTAGGAGCCACAAGATGAGCATTTGTGGTATAGCCAATGGTAAGGAGCCTCTCCTTTTCTTCCACAGTCATTACACAGTATCACCTGCACCAAACCATATTTTCATTCCCCTATGTAAACAATATGGAGACAGAGAGAGATCTATTACCTGAGTTTTGTTGGTGTATTCATCAGGCATCTTTTCTTCTGCAAGTAATGCGTCTAACATACTAAAGTATACCTGTGTGAAACATGTCCTTTGTTTAGTGATTGAAAAGTGTTCATTGCTTCAATAAAGACTCAAAACACTTTGGCTTCAGAAGAAAATCAGAACTATATGTGGTCTAGGAACACAATATTCTGTCTGAAAATGATGAAACTGACCTGCATATCTCCTAGAGACTTGCTGCAGACAGGGCATGTGTAATGTGAGCAAGTGTAATCCTACCAccagaataaagaaaaaaaagcttaGCAACTTATTTTAGGTTTTCATATTACTCACAAATATAAACAGAGTTGAGTACCTTAAAGCATTTAGAGTGCATCAAGTGACCGCATGGAAGAGCCTTCACCGGGGAGCTGGAGGTGAAGATGTACTCATGGCAAATCGGACAGTTATCTTCTAAGCATTTTTCTCTGCAAACATGCTCTTTTAAGGAACGTGCCATACAAGCATTGCATTTCATGCAATGGAAGTAGTCAATGCCCAATCCTTTCCCGACCCGGCAGAGATTACAGTAGGGACAATGATAAATTTTCCTGTTAAGAAACATTGGCTTGTTAGTCTAAGAGACACACTTGAAGCATCAAAGTAGAGGAATAGTTTACCTTTCATCGTCAAATAATTTGCATATCTTGCAGAAGTATTTTCCCATTGACGACTTGCACAAAGTATTTGAGCAGTTTGCACCAATTGGTTGAATCAGGAGGCATTTCATGCACATCATCTTTTTTATCTGTTTCCTGCATAAGAAATCAAGAGAATCAGAAAAACATTTGAGTGTCAAACAATATTTTGTTGAAGTTCTTCATATGAAAGTAGAAGATGTTACACTACCTATCCACCGAGTGATCAGTCTCTTCATCATGGCATCTTATACAAGTGAAGAGCTGGTCACAGCAAGGTGCAAGAAGCTTGCAGTTCCTCTTGTAGTGCTTGCAACCAAAGACCAAACTGTGAGGATCTCGATAAGATGGATGCTGACCTTGAATTGTCCCTAAACTGCTTGAGAGAATGGCTGGTTCTTGATTATATATCCTCTGTGAAATAATCCAACGGCTGAAAAAGTACATTACATAATATTAGTTTTGGCAataagaatgaaaaaaataataataaatgagaGGTGATAAGGCTTACCTCATTAACAAGTTCTGCTTGAGATATGATTTCTTCTGAGGATCTAGGGAAGAGTCACATGATATTTTTCTAATCATAGCAGCCATTTCTTCTTGACTCATTGTTAACAAGTGTTCATATTTCTTGGATTGAGCCTTCTGAGACATTGTAAAAGTTTGAGCAGGATTGATATGGCAATTGCAGTCAGTTTGTTCCTTGTCCTCCTTTTTGTCAGCTCCTCTGCATATCTTTTTAGTATCTGGAAGTTGCTGATGTTCACCTTCTTTGTTATTAGGAGCAGTCTTTCCAAGTGGCTTATCCACTTCCATGTCTGTCTCTGAAATTTTGCTGCCAATGGTCCCTCTATCCCCATCAGAAGCTCCTTCAAATAGATACTTCCAAACAGTCTCCAGTGGATCTGAATCCCCAAATGGATCATTGTTTGCTTCTCCTGCTTCCTCTTGTACAATATGACCGTTGTACCATTCTGTTAGCCACTCCACAAACATTGTTTTCCTTGTTGCTTGTCGCCACAAAGACATTACAACATGTTGCTCATCAGATTTCAAAGAATCCATCAACCAAGGAATCATATCCTGCAATATCTCCCCGCTTATTCTCCCAAGCATGCATCCTATGATCTTCTCCTGTTCTTCAATAGCAAAACAGTCCCTGAACAGACCCCAGAGCTCAGTTTCTTCGTGTTGGAAATGCTCTGACAGTATCTTGTGCATGGATTTGCATATCTCCTGGAGACTCAGACACAACCGCTCATACTTCATCTTTCTGTGGTGGTCGGCTGCACTTGAGACAAACATGTTCAGTTCTAACATCTCATTCAAAATGAATGATACTTTATCAAAGTGTTTGATCTCTAGCTCATGATCAATACTAAAAGAGTGGCTAATATTCTGCAGCTTTCCCTTTGCCTCCAGTGCTGGAAAAGCAATCTCATCCTCTGCATCAAAGTGTATCTGATACAGAAACTTTATAAGATGGAATCTCTGTTGAAACTCCCCAAGGAACCGAAAGTCGGTTGCTAATCTAGCTGATCCACTAACAAGGTAGTCCAAATCCGCTTTCATTGCCTTgtggaagaagaaaagaagatcaaTTGGTTTAACATCCATCATGAATGGCTCATCAACATTCTGCTCACCAAAAAACTCTGGAAGatggagaggaggaggaggtttaAGCTTTCCAGAGAATAGCATTTGCTGGTTCATCCTACTAGAGTAAGGTGTCTGGTACAAGTCTCCAGCATCTGGCATGAGGAAGCATGTTGAAGACTTGTTTATTTTCCCAGGACATATAAACAAATCAGCTTCAGTTTCTTTGCATAGTTGGAGCTGTGCTTGATGGGAGAAGGATCCTGATGCTTCTTCAGTGGGTTCCTTTTTGCAGAAACATCTTATTTTGAACATTACAGACAGCTGTTTCCAGAAACTCTCAACAGATGTTTTGCCTGAGTAGCCAAAGCGTAGCCATTGCAACAAGAGGCGTGGAAATGATTTTTGAGGAGAAGAATCTTCCAATGTTAAGAACTGAAGAATTGACTGAGACTCCTCTTCTGATAGATGAGCAGAGAACCAGAGAATGACACACTTTAGCAATCCAAGAGGTAAGACATGTATGCTTGTGTAAAGGAGCTGCCTCTGCATTTCATGGTTACAGTTCTTGCTGATGATTGGGAATACCTAGAGAAACAACAATGAATGGTGAATACGTTAGTTCTAGAAAAACTTCCATTAAGTTCTAAAAGTATCAAATACTCCTTTTGTACACTAAAAGTTGATATACTAAACTTTTcgcacatattaaaaaaatttaaacacattctttcgtttattatttttttggttttaataataaattttcaccattcatatttttatatttaattttatattttaattttaaaaaacaaatgcaATAATTATACTATAGAAAATCAATTTTTctaatacaaaaacaaaatctaaaacatcaacCATTCAAATACGGAATAAGTAGTTGTTTACCTCTCTTCTCTGTATGGAAAATTGCTTTGTTACTTGAACTATAAGGGACTCAAGTTCCTCCTGAAGTTTCAGAATAAAACCATCTGTCCTCATCTTAGGATCAGCACTTTTGTATAGCAGTCTCTGAAAACTCTCAAGACAGCCATCTATGGTAAATTGATTGGCTGTTGAAGAGCATCCATCTGCTATTTCTTCCAACACCGGATGAAAGAACTTCTTAAATGCATTGCtgcaaccacaaaaaaaaaaattctagacAAGTTTTAAGAGAGTAGGCACCTTACCAAAGAGAAAAACTAAGTTGTCTTACCTATAAGAAACAAGAACATCAGCAAGAAAGTTTAGCCGAGCCATGAGTACATCAAGGTCCAGAAGAAGGCTTGGGAAGCTCGCTTGGCACAATCCTTCTTGAATGTCTCTCAAATCTTTTTCAACTGCATTTTGAAAAATCTGAAGACCATGGATAGGGCTGTGTCCTACATTTGGGATAAAAACTGGCTTTTTACTCCACTGCCAAAGCCGTTGAAAACATCCACTCCGAGATAAGTTCTTGCTATCTTTAGACACATCTTCATACTCTACTTGTTTCAAGATCTTTGTAGAAGCCCCACAATCCATCAGCCAAGAGCTTATGACCTTGATCAGAAAGTCTTTTATCTTATCAGAAACTACCAAgattaaatagaaaacaaaaggaTATTCATACCTGTTGTGATGAGTCTTCAGTTGGGACCACATCTTTCATGCAGTTCACAACTTCAGTTCTCTCTTTGTGAGAGAGATAAGACATCATCCATGGCAAGAAGTCTTCCAACACCATCACT comes from the Brassica napus cultivar Da-Ae chromosome A7, Da-Ae, whole genome shotgun sequence genome and includes:
- the BNAA07G31730D gene encoding zinc finger protein BRUTUS-like At1g74770 isoform X2, translating into MADGGHLHHLPPENASEVATVENTKLADAPVLFFVYFHKAFRAQLVELRRLATDAAEAGSFSGDLAGELCRKFEFLKLVYKYHSAAEDEVIFLALDSRVKNIVSNYSLEHDGTDDLFTSIFHWLNVLEHELGNVSDVLREVILCIGTIQSSVCQHMLKEERQVFPLLIEKFTFQEQASLVWQFICSVPVMVLEDFLPWMMSYLSHKERTEVVNCMKDVVPTEDSSQQVISSWLMDCGASTKILKQVEYEDVSKDSKNLSRSGCFQRLWQWSKKPVFIPNVGHSPIHGLQIFQNAVEKDLRDIQEGLCQASFPSLLLDLDVLMARLNFLADVLVSYSNAFKKFFHPVLEEIADGCSSTANQFTIDGCLESFQRLLYKSADPKMRTDGFILKLQEELESLIVQVTKQFSIQRREVFPIISKNCNHEMQRQLLYTSIHVLPLGLLKCVILWFSAHLSEEESQSILQFLTLEDSSPQKSFPRLLLQWLRFGYSGKTSVESFWKQLSVMFKIRCFCKKEPTEEASGSFSHQAQLQLCKETEADLFICPGKINKSSTCFLMPDAGDLYQTPYSSRMNQQMLFSGKLKPPPPLHLPEFFGEQNVDEPFMMDVKPIDLLFFFHKAMKADLDYLVSGSARLATDFRFLGEFQQRFHLIKFLYQIHFDAEDEIAFPALEAKGKLQNISHSFSIDHELEIKHFDKVSFILNEMLELNMFVSSAADHHRKMKYERLCLSLQEICKSMHKILSEHFQHEETELWGLFRDCFAIEEQEKIIGCMLGRISGEILQDMIPWLMDSLKSDEQHVVMSLWRQATRKTMFVEWLTEWYNGHIVQEEAGEANNDPFGDSDPLETVWKYLFEGASDGDRGTIGSKISETDMEVDKPLGKTAPNNKEGEHQQLPDTKKICRGADKKEDKEQTDCNCHINPAQTFTMSQKAQSKKYEHLLTMSQEEMAAMIRKISCDSSLDPQKKSYLKQNLLMSRWIISQRIYNQEPAILSSSLGTIQGQHPSYRDPHSLVFGCKHYKRNCKLLAPCCDQLFTCIRCHDEETDHSVDRKQIKKMMCMKCLLIQPIGANCSNTLCKSSMGKYFCKICKLFDDERKIYHCPYCNLCRVGKGLGIDYFHCMKCNACMARSLKEHVCREKCLEDNCPICHEYIFTSSSPVKALPCGHLMHSKCFKDYTCSHYTCPVCSKSLGDMQVYFSMLDALLAEEKMPDEYTNKTQVILCNDCGRKGEAPYHWLYHKCSSCGSYNSRLL
- the BNAA07G31730D gene encoding zinc finger protein BRUTUS-like At1g74770 isoform X1, which encodes MADGGHLHHLPPENASEVATVENTKLADAPVLFFVYFHKAFRAQLVELRRLATDAAEAGSFSGDLAGELCRKFEFLKLVYKYHSAAEDEVIFLALDSRVKNIVSNYSLEHDGTDDLFTSIFHWLNVLEHELGNVSDVLREVILCIGTIQSSVCQHMLKEERQVYHFFQLKRHYLSSDFLYVLTCHASSTQVFPLLIEKFTFQEQASLVWQFICSVPVMVLEDFLPWMMSYLSHKERTEVVNCMKDVVPTEDSSQQVISSWLMDCGASTKILKQVEYEDVSKDSKNLSRSGCFQRLWQWSKKPVFIPNVGHSPIHGLQIFQNAVEKDLRDIQEGLCQASFPSLLLDLDVLMARLNFLADVLVSYSNAFKKFFHPVLEEIADGCSSTANQFTIDGCLESFQRLLYKSADPKMRTDGFILKLQEELESLIVQVTKQFSIQRREVFPIISKNCNHEMQRQLLYTSIHVLPLGLLKCVILWFSAHLSEEESQSILQFLTLEDSSPQKSFPRLLLQWLRFGYSGKTSVESFWKQLSVMFKIRCFCKKEPTEEASGSFSHQAQLQLCKETEADLFICPGKINKSSTCFLMPDAGDLYQTPYSSRMNQQMLFSGKLKPPPPLHLPEFFGEQNVDEPFMMDVKPIDLLFFFHKAMKADLDYLVSGSARLATDFRFLGEFQQRFHLIKFLYQIHFDAEDEIAFPALEAKGKLQNISHSFSIDHELEIKHFDKVSFILNEMLELNMFVSSAADHHRKMKYERLCLSLQEICKSMHKILSEHFQHEETELWGLFRDCFAIEEQEKIIGCMLGRISGEILQDMIPWLMDSLKSDEQHVVMSLWRQATRKTMFVEWLTEWYNGHIVQEEAGEANNDPFGDSDPLETVWKYLFEGASDGDRGTIGSKISETDMEVDKPLGKTAPNNKEGEHQQLPDTKKICRGADKKEDKEQTDCNCHINPAQTFTMSQKAQSKKYEHLLTMSQEEMAAMIRKISCDSSLDPQKKSYLKQNLLMSRWIISQRIYNQEPAILSSSLGTIQGQHPSYRDPHSLVFGCKHYKRNCKLLAPCCDQLFTCIRCHDEETDHSVDRKQIKKMMCMKCLLIQPIGANCSNTLCKSSMGKYFCKICKLFDDERKIYHCPYCNLCRVGKGLGIDYFHCMKCNACMARSLKEHVCREKCLEDNCPICHEYIFTSSSPVKALPCGHLMHSKCFKDYTCSHYTCPVCSKSLGDMQVYFSMLDALLAEEKMPDEYTNKTQVILCNDCGRKGEAPYHWLYHKCSSCGSYNSRLL